Proteins encoded within one genomic window of Citricoccus muralis:
- a CDS encoding chorismate mutase: MSEPRDAETYDPLATSLSEATDTAILDELYAIRGSIDNIDATLVYLLAERFKYTQRVGRLKAEHELPPSDPNREAAQIQRLKRLAADAELDPDFAEQFLNFIISEVIRHHQKIAADHQ, encoded by the coding sequence ATGAGCGAACCCCGTGATGCCGAGACCTACGATCCGCTGGCCACGTCACTGTCGGAGGCCACGGATACGGCTATACTCGATGAGCTGTACGCCATCCGCGGCAGCATCGACAACATCGACGCCACCCTGGTTTATCTGCTCGCAGAACGCTTCAAATACACTCAGCGCGTGGGACGGCTTAAGGCCGAACACGAACTGCCGCCCTCGGATCCAAACCGGGAAGCCGCGCAGATCCAACGCCTCAAGCGCCTCGCCGCCGACGCCGAACTTGATCCGGACTTCGCCGAACAGTTCCTCAACTTCATTATCTCCGAAGTGATCCGGCATCACCAGAAGATCGCCGCTGACCACCAGTGA